A segment of the Bacillus pseudomycoides genome:
CTAAGAAACAAGTGAATGGATTAGGGTAGATGAGGAACTTTAGTTGTTTCAAGTTTTATTCTGTATGAACGGGCATTAATTCAGCAAAGGCAAAGAAGTTAGGTGGAGGATGGAGGGAAAACACTGATTAAAGTTTCACTTTATGTGTGAAAAGAAACGTTGACTCCCATTTCCAACAAGCTATAATAAAAACTAGATGTTCGTTTCAAACAAAATATGATACAAAAAGAACAACCTATAACATAGATTGAGCAAAAAGCTTTCAATCTATTATTTTTTACGGCCTTTAGAAAACGCTTACATTTAGTGTGGAGGGAGAAACCATGGCTAAGTTCACAGAGTATTTTTTAATGGAAGCTAACGATGTGATTGAGTATGTGAAAGAGAAGTTACCTATGTTTGAAGATACAAAAGATTTGCAGTGTAAGGAAATTGGAGATGGTAATTTAAATTATGTGTTTCGTGTTTGGGATGAGGGGAATGGAACCTCTGTCATCGTGAAGCAAGCTGGGGATACGGCACGTATTTCAGATGAGTTTAAGCTATCTACAAATAGAATTCGCATTGAATCAAATGTGCTGCAGTTAGAGGGGCATCTGGCACCTGGGCTTGTACCAGATGTGTATTTGTTTGATCGTATAATGAATTGCTGTGTGATGGAAGATTTATCAGACCATACGATTTTAAGGACGGCATTAATTCAGCATCAAATATTTCCAAAGCTTGCGGATGATTTAACGACTTTTATGGTCAATACGCTTTTACTAACATCCGATGTAGTAATGAATCATAAAGAGAAGAAAGAACTGGTGAAAAATTATATTAATCCAGAGCTCTGTGAGATTACGGAAGATCTTGTATACTCTGAGCCTTTTACAGATCATAACGAGCGTAATGAGTTGTTTTCACTAAATGAAGGCTGGATTCGGGAGCATATATATGGAGATAATCAGCTTCGTCTAGAAGCAGCAAAACGTAAATTTTCATTTATGACGAATGCGCAGGCATTACTTCATGGTGATTTACACACTGGTTCTGTGTTTGTAAGAAAGGATTCTACTAAGGTTATTGATCCAGAGTTTGCTTTCTATGGTCCGATGGGATATGACGTCGGAAATGTAATGGCAAATTTAATGTTTGCTTGGGTGAATGCTTATGTGGTAATGGTTGATGGAGTAGAGAAAGATACATATATGAGTTGGTTGGAATCTACGATTATAGATGTAGTCGACTTATTTGGGAATAAATTTTTAGAAGTATGGGATATCCATGTAACAGAGGTTATGGCAAAGGAAACTGGATTTGATCGTTGGTATTTACAGTCTATATTAGAGGATACGGCTGCTGTGACGGGACTTGAGTTAATCCGTCGTATTGTTGGATTAGCGAAGGTGAAAGATATTACATCAATTCCTAATAAGGAAGTTCGTGCGAGAGCAGAACGTATTTGTTTACAAGCAGCGAAGAAATTTATTTTACATGCAAGTGAATATCAAACAGGAGCTAGTTTTTTACAAACGTTAAAAGAACAGTCTATGCATAGCGTAAAGTAGGAGGAAAAGATTATGTCAGAGCAATTAATACCGATTCAATGGAAAGATGATGCGTTAGTTTTATTAGACCAAACGTTATTACCAAATGAAGTTGTCTATGAGTCTTTTACAACTGCTGAAGATGTGTGGGATGCCATTCAAGTAATGAAGGTGCGCGGGGCACCAGCAATCGGTGTTTCAGCAGCTTACGGTGTATATTTGGGAGTTAAAGAAGCGGCTGAAGATTCCATAGAGTCATTTATAGAAGAGGTAAAAAGAGTATGTAAGTACTTAGCAACATCAAGACCAACGGCAGTGAATTTATTTTGGGCACTTGAGAGAATGGAGAGTGTCGCAAAAGAACATACCCATTTATCTATTGCCAATTTAAAAAATAGATTGCTAGAGGAAGCAAAAGAGATTCATAAAGAAGATGAAGAAATTAACCGCCAAATTGGAGAGCATGCATTAACACTATTCCAAAATGGTATGGGTGTACTTACGCACTGTAACGCTGGCGCTTTAGCGACAACGAAATATGGTACTGCAACTGCACCGATGTATTTAGCGAAAGAAAAGGGATGGGACTTAAAGATTTATTCTGATGAGACACGCCCCCGTTTACAAGGATCAACACTAACAGCTTTAGAATTGCAGCGGGCAGGAATTGATGTAACTGTCATTACCGATAACATGGCGGCGATGGTTATGTCACAAGGGAAAATAGATGCAGTTATAGTTGGTTGTGACCGCGTAGCGGCAAATGGTGATGTCGCAAATAAAATTGGAACGCTTGGTGTATCCATTTTAGCAAAATATTATAACATCCCATTTTATGTCGCAGCACCGACCCCAACAATTGACTTAAAAACGCCAACAGGTAAGGAAATTCCAATCGAAGAGCGAGATGCTTCTGAAGTAATTAATCGATTTGGACAATATTCAGCTCCAAGAGAAAGTAAAGTATATAATCCGGCTTTTGATGTAACGCCGCATGAAAACATAACGGCAATTATTACGGAAAAGGGAATTGTTAGGGCTCCGTTTACAGAGAATTTAAGAAAGCTATTTTAGTCATTATGAAATATATAAATCCATTTTACTTGGTGGTTTTTTACGAGGAAAGTCATTATCGGTTATGGGAGCTTCTTTAAAACAGTATTTAGAGGCAATTTATATTGATAAAGCTTTTATTTCAAGTAAAGCGCTGAGCTTCCAGGAAGGTTTGACAGATACGTCTATCGATGAAGGGGAAGCGAAACAAGCAATGCTTAGCAAGTCGAGTGAAGTCATTGTTTTAGCTGATCATACGAAGC
Coding sequences within it:
- the mtnA gene encoding S-methyl-5-thioribose-1-phosphate isomerase is translated as MSEQLIPIQWKDDALVLLDQTLLPNEVVYESFTTAEDVWDAIQVMKVRGAPAIGVSAAYGVYLGVKEAAEDSIESFIEEVKRVCKYLATSRPTAVNLFWALERMESVAKEHTHLSIANLKNRLLEEAKEIHKEDEEINRQIGEHALTLFQNGMGVLTHCNAGALATTKYGTATAPMYLAKEKGWDLKIYSDETRPRLQGSTLTALELQRAGIDVTVITDNMAAMVMSQGKIDAVIVGCDRVAANGDVANKIGTLGVSILAKYYNIPFYVAAPTPTIDLKTPTGKEIPIEERDASEVINRFGQYSAPRESKVYNPAFDVTPHENITAIITEKGIVRAPFTENLRKLF
- the mtnK gene encoding S-methyl-5-thioribose kinase, which encodes MAKFTEYFLMEANDVIEYVKEKLPMFEDTKDLQCKEIGDGNLNYVFRVWDEGNGTSVIVKQAGDTARISDEFKLSTNRIRIESNVLQLEGHLAPGLVPDVYLFDRIMNCCVMEDLSDHTILRTALIQHQIFPKLADDLTTFMVNTLLLTSDVVMNHKEKKELVKNYINPELCEITEDLVYSEPFTDHNERNELFSLNEGWIREHIYGDNQLRLEAAKRKFSFMTNAQALLHGDLHTGSVFVRKDSTKVIDPEFAFYGPMGYDVGNVMANLMFAWVNAYVVMVDGVEKDTYMSWLESTIIDVVDLFGNKFLEVWDIHVTEVMAKETGFDRWYLQSILEDTAAVTGLELIRRIVGLAKVKDITSIPNKEVRARAERICLQAAKKFILHASEYQTGASFLQTLKEQSMHSVK